A window of Streptomyces sp. SAI-127 contains these coding sequences:
- a CDS encoding DUF2165 domain-containing protein: MASTPPRTTRSALHLSATLLTASVALYIALVAFGNITDFGTNQAFVQHVLAMDTTFKDDDLMWRAVTSKGLQNTAYVAIIVWETLAALVLIYGTWLWVRGDDPRARRFSTYGLLMLMLLFGAGFIAIGGEWFSMWQSDTWNGLDAALRVFVLSGVVLLVVNLPDRSAS, encoded by the coding sequence ACACGCAGCGCACTCCACCTCTCCGCCACCCTCCTCACCGCGAGCGTCGCGCTGTACATAGCGCTCGTGGCGTTCGGGAACATCACGGACTTCGGGACCAACCAGGCGTTCGTACAGCACGTTCTCGCGATGGATACGACGTTCAAGGACGACGATCTGATGTGGAGAGCCGTCACCAGCAAGGGACTTCAGAACACGGCGTACGTCGCGATCATCGTCTGGGAGACGCTCGCGGCGCTCGTGCTGATCTACGGCACGTGGCTGTGGGTGCGCGGGGACGATCCGCGTGCCCGGCGCTTCTCCACCTACGGCCTGCTCATGCTCATGCTGCTCTTCGGCGCCGGGTTCATCGCGATCGGCGGGGAGTGGTTCTCCATGTGGCAGTCGGACACCTGGAACGGCCTGGACGCGGCGCTGCGGGTGTTCGTGCTCAGCGGGGTCGTGCTGCTGGTGGTCAATCTGCCGGACCGCAGCGCTAGTTGA